Within Myceligenerans xiligouense, the genomic segment CGGAGCAGCGCGTGCCGTACGTCACGCAGAAGCTGCAGGGTGTGTCGGGGCCGTTCATCGCGACGAGCGACTACGACCACATGGTGCCCGACCAGATCCGCGCCTGGGTGCCCGGGGACTACGCCGTGCTCGGCGCGGACGGCTTCGGGTTCTCGGACACGCGTGCGGCGGCGCGGCGGTACTTCCTCATCGACGGGCCGTCGATGGTGGTCAAGACGCTGCAGGTGCTGGCGCGCCGGGGAGAGGTACCGGCCGACGTCGTCGCGAAGGCGGTGGAGAAGTACCGCCTGCTCGACGTGAACGCGGGCACGTCAGGGAGCGCGGGCGGCGAGAGCTGAGTCCGGTCTGACGGCGGGGGTGGTGCCTGGGGCGCCGCCCCCGCCGTTCGCGTCTGTGGGCCGGTCCGGCTGCCCACCGTCCTGCCGACTGCTCGGCAGCCGGCCGGGCGATGTCAGTGTGTCCGGGCAGAATCGGGTCCGTGCGAATGATCCTGTCCCGGGCAGACGGCCCGCGTGCCGCCGTCGCGCGGCTGCCCGAACCGGGTGAGGCCGTGGACGACGACGGCGCCCCCACCGCCCCACCACGCTGGACCTGGGACGACACCAACCGCTGGTACCCGAGGCTGCTGGCCGACGGCGTCCGCGTCGAGCGCGCCCACGACCTGCGGCTCGCGCACGCGATCCTCCGGCACTCCGCCCTGGCAGCAGACACGGAGCTGGCCACCGCACCGCGCGGCCCGTGGGACGGCCTGCCGCCGACGCCGCCGCCCCAGGCCGGTGGAGCGTCCCCGGGTCCGGTCCCGGACACCCTCTTCGACCTCGACGCCCTGGCCGGTACGCCCGCGCCTGGCACGGGTGCTGTCCCCGCGAGCGGACCGGATGCCGTGTCCGCGCGTGAGCCGGGCGACTCTCGTCCGGGGGCGGGTGATGTCCTGGGCGCGCCGCCGCCGTCGGGCACGGGCGGCGGTCTGGACCCCGTCCCCGAGCTGGCCGCCCAGCTCGACGCGATCGCGTCGAGCACCGACGCCGGCCGGTTGCGGCTGCTCGTCGCGGCCGAGTCCGCGGGTGCGCTGGCCGCCGCCGAGATGCATCACGCGGGCCTGCCCTGGCGCGCCGACCTGCACGATGCGATCCTCACCGAGGCGCTCGGCCCGCGCCCCCGCCCCGGTGTGCGGCCGGCGAAGCTCGAGGCGCTGGTGGAGCGCATCCGCGCGGCGCTGGACGCGCCGCACACCCTCAACCCCGACTCGCACCCCGACCTGCTGCGGGCCATGGAGTACGCGGGGGTGGGCGCGCGGAGCCTGCGCAAGTGGGAGCTGGAGAAGCTCGACCATCCGGTGATCGCGCCGCTTCTGGAGTACAAGTCGCTCTACCGCCTCTACACGGCGAACGGCTGGGCCTGGCTCGACACGTGGGCGCCCGACGGCCGCTTCCGCATGGAATACGTGGTGGGCGGTGTCGTGACGGGACGCTGGGCGAGCACGGGCGGCGGGGCGCTCCAGCTCCCGCACAGCGTGCGGCGGGCGGTGGTGGCGGATCCGGGGTGGACGTTCGTCGTCGCCGATGCGGCCCAGCTCGAACCGCGGGTGCTTGCCGGGTTGGCGCACGACGAACGGATGGCGGCCGCGGGCCACGGGCCGGGTGGAGCGGGCGGCGGGGCCGGCGACGCCGTCGACATGTACGCGGGGATGGTGGCGGCCGGTGTGGTCGAGACCCGACAGCAGGCCAAGCTCGGGATGCTGGGGGCGATGTACGGCGGCACGACCGGCGTGTCGGCCCAGGTCATGCCGCGGCTGGCGAAGGCGTTCCCGCGCGCGATCGACCTGGTGGAGCGCGCCGCCCGGGCGGGGGAGCGGGGTGAGACGGTGACGACGTGGCTGGGGCGCAGTTCG encodes:
- a CDS encoding bifunctional 3'-5' exonuclease/DNA polymerase — protein: MILSRADGPRAAVARLPEPGEAVDDDGAPTAPPRWTWDDTNRWYPRLLADGVRVERAHDLRLAHAILRHSALAADTELATAPRGPWDGLPPTPPPQAGGASPGPVPDTLFDLDALAGTPAPGTGAVPASGPDAVSAREPGDSRPGAGDVLGAPPPSGTGGGLDPVPELAAQLDAIASSTDAGRLRLLVAAESAGALAAAEMHHAGLPWRADLHDAILTEALGPRPRPGVRPAKLEALVERIRAALDAPHTLNPDSHPDLLRAMEYAGVGARSLRKWELEKLDHPVIAPLLEYKSLYRLYTANGWAWLDTWAPDGRFRMEYVVGGVVTGRWASTGGGALQLPHSVRRAVVADPGWTFVVADAAQLEPRVLAGLAHDERMAAAGHGPGGAGGGAGDAVDMYAGMVAAGVVETRQQAKLGMLGAMYGGTTGVSAQVMPRLAKAFPRAIDLVERAARAGERGETVTTWLGRSSPPPGSEWADAQARAFAADPEDDAEAGRRARSQTRAWGRFTRNFVVQGTAAEWALCWIASIRRRLWALGEVPGTPDPGGRGAPEPFARRPHLVYFLHDEVVVHTPAALADAAAREVRAAADEAGRLLFADFPVTFPLSVAVVDSYADAKD